From Parus major isolate Abel chromosome 1A, Parus_major1.1, whole genome shotgun sequence, the proteins below share one genomic window:
- the NTF3 gene encoding neurotrophin-3 isoform X2, which yields MVTPTTILQVNKVMSILFYVIFLAYLRGIQSSNMDQRSLPEDSINSLIIKLIQADILKNKLSKQMVDIKENYQNTVQKIDTQQEMDGEENVKSDFQPVISVDTDLLRQQRRYNSPRVLLSDNTPLEPPPLYLTEDYIGNSVVVNRTSRQKRYAEHRGHRGEYSVCDSESLWVTDKSSAIDIRGHQVTVLGEIKTGNSPVKQYFYETRCKEAKPVKNGCRGIDDKHWNSQCKTSQTYVRALTSENNKLVGWRWIRIDTSCVCALSRKIGRT from the coding sequence ATCTTACAGGTGAACAAGGTGATGTCCATCTTGTTTTATGTGATATTTCTCGCTTACCTTCGTGGCATCCAGTCTTCCAACATGGATCAAAGGAGTTTGCCAGAAGATTCGATAAATTCTCTTATTATTAAACTCATTCAggcagacattttaaaaaacaagctTTCTAAGCAGATGGTAGACATTAAGGAAAACTATCAAAACACAGTGCAGAAAATAGACACTCAGCAAGAGATGGATGgagaggaaaatgtgaaatCAGACTTCCAGCCAGTTATCTCAGTGGATACAGATCTCTTGAGGCAGCAGAGACGCTACAACTCACCCCGAGTCCTCCTGAGTGACAACACGCCGCTGGAGCCACCGCCACTGTACCTGACGGAGGATTACATCGGGAATTCCGTGGTGGTGAACAGAACCTCCCGGCAGAAGAGGTACGCGGAGCACAGGGGCCACCGGGGAGAATACTCGGTTTGTGACAGTGAAAGTTTATGGGTCACGGACAAATCCTCCGCCATCGACATTAGGGGACACCAGGTGACAGTTCTGGgagaaattaaaacaggaaaCTCTCCGGTTAAGCAATACTTTTACGAAACGAGGTGTAAAGAGGCCAAGCCTGTAAAAAACGGCTGCCGCGGCATTGATGACAAGCACTGGAACTCCCAATGCAAGACATCCCAAACTTATGTCAGAGCACTGACTtcagaaaacaacaaactgGTGGGCTGGAGGTGGATAAGGATAGACACCTCCTGCGTGTGCGCCTTGTCCAGGAAAATAGGAAGAACATAG